The Scylla paramamosain isolate STU-SP2022 chromosome 32, ASM3559412v1, whole genome shotgun sequence sequence GGTGATATTTGTAAGGTAAATGAAATGGTTGTTGAATTCACTGTACCAAAGGCCAAAACAGGAATTTAACCCTTAAAGGTGTCCTCACCCTGCTCTGTAAGAAGCTTGTGGTAATCCATGAGTCGAGCTGACTGCCGGGAAGGTCACGTGGTTCACAGCAACCTTGTGGCTTCACTCCTTAAAATTTACAGAATAGACTGCCTGTGTTCATGAGATGCTCactgttgtgtgtatgtgcactGCATTGTTTCTCATACACTCTTTAGTTCAGAGGAATACCTCATACCAGTTTCATGGTATCAGTTTCACAGATTAAGGAAAACaatttctatgcatttttcAACTATGAGTTATTTTAGTATTCATTTGTCAGACTCTAAAAGATGAGGTAGTTTCTTTAGTTTTGTAATGTTGATGGAATGCTGAATGTTGTagtgatgattaaaaaaaaaaaatcagaacataagaaaacataagaacataagaaaataagggaagctgcaagaagccatcaggcctacatgtggcattccctgtatgaaatatacctacctatttccacctatcatccccacccataaatctgtctaatcttctctttaaGCTTTCTAATGACTCAGTACTTACAGCCTGATTACCAAGTCCATTCATCTGCCTCTCTATTTAATAAccagttctttcctttctctttcttaaacctaaatttttcaagcttgaacccgttatttcttgttctatcctggttgcccAAATTTTTTTTAGTGATGCTTATGATTTAATCTAATATTGCTAATAGTATATTTGTATGTCTGTCATGTGTCCGTAGCAGTGAGCCTAATATTTCAGGATAAGACCAACATTTCTAGCCACAAATGTTAGATGCTTGATAACCTCTTCAGAAATTAGCAAAATTTAAGAGTTATGGCTCTATCAAAGTTACAGGCAAAAAGCTAAGAGATAATGCATGTGTGGCAAGCTGCTGTGCTCCCAGACCATGTTCAGCTTGGTCCTGAACCACATGGCTTCTGTGGTTTGTGCAGTCTATGAGATTCCTCTAAAGCACATTATGCAGCATATCTGCATGCAAGTGCCTCTTTAGATTTATATTTTGCATGTCAAAGATATTCAAATTATTGAAAGGTTATGGAAGAGTAGAAAAGATTGCAGAACAATGCATAAATTCTTGGGAGGTGAGGTTCAGTTAAGATTTGGCTGTTACACTCATTACATTGATGTTCTGGCTTCCACAGTGATAAGGACAGAGTTTAGTGCCACACCACAACTGATGTGGAAGAATACTGCCATTGTATTCCTTGCATGTCAAAAATAGAATTGGGAacctttcctccttatttttattttattttgtatatggATAGATTATACAAAAAGAAGAACCAAAGTACAATTGTGCTGTATAGCAGGCCTAGAGGTAGGAAGGAGAGCTTTACACagggtgtgagtgtgtatgttcTTGTCTGGGTTGCCCCAACATGGCATGGAGTGTCTGCCTGCCTCATTCATGGACCAGACCATAATAAAGTAACTAATTTCTTGCATATCATATCAGCTCATTTTTCACTATCTTTTAAGAATAATgtattgaatttttatttcagttaatttatttatgtgtgtgttttcatttgtttaactatttatttttattcctctttatatttGCTCTTTCATGTGGCAATATTCAACATGTATCCATTATTatctatcgtgtgtgtgtgtgtgtgtgttttagaagATGTCAAgctcagaggaaaaaaaagattccaTGTTAAGCACAGGATCAGTCAGCAGCCTTGCTCTTTGCCTTGAGTGATTTTGACACTGAAGCccctaacactctctctctctctctctctctctctctctctctctctctctctctctctctctctctctctctctctctctctctctctctctctctctctctctctctctctctctctctctctctctctctctctctctctctctctctctctctctctctctctctctctccaaatttcTGAATTACATATTGAGTGACCAAATGTAATGAAGCTATTATATAAGAAAATTGATAGTTATTCTTTTATGGAGGATATATTCATGTAAAGATTAGATTTATTGATGATAAAGATTTTTTAAAATCACTCGTTTCTTATTGATATGTTAGAGATTAACTTTTTATTAGCATTTTCAATCCAGGTGACTTCCAGGTTGCTCTTCTACAGTGTtaagcacaaacaaacaaggaagtgAGCtcatggaaataggtaggtacttGTAGGGTTTCCTGTCATCTGGAGATCAGTGTCTTCCTCCCTGTGCCTCCTGCGTCATAGCCTTGCACCTCACAGCATTCAGTTGCTTCACACCACACTGCTGAAACACACCTCAGATTGATGGTTGAAAATTCTCTAAATGCTTTAAAAACTCAGTGTGTGACTGGTGATCTGAAAACATTGTTGAGGGACATTTCAAAGGAATACAATGCAAGATTtggaaatagtggtggtgaactTTGGGACAAATGCACCCATATACACAGAGGCAGTGTTTCCTGATCCAGAAGTGAGGAGCATAGCTGctgagaaagaggataaagacaGGCAGAGAAGGCGTGAGGCCCGAAGGCGTGCCCGTGAGGAGCAGCGCAATgtaaacaccaccacaatctcCAGAACTGTCAGGAGGACTACCAGAACCTCTGCCACACACTCCAACACAGTCTGCACCACAGAGTCAAGCAGCAGATCCTCCAATGTGTCCTCTAACACTGCCTCCACATCAGGCCAGTTATCCCAGACACAAGCCACCAACTCTGAATCTGACTCTGACTCAGACTCAGACTTAGACTTAGAGAATGCACCACAGAACTTTCCTGAAGGCCAGGCAGGGAACAGCAGAGATAACAGTGAGGAGGAATGGATAACATGCTCAATTCCAAGAAATAGCAATGAGCAGGTACAGATCTCAGTTCACTCACAGCAGGGCacagccaccacctcctctaGTCAACACCTCACTGTCCCACAACCCACCCGGCGCCGCATTGGACCAAAGAGGTTCCGCTGGTTTTCCCGTAATGTCCCATTGGCAAACCAGAACCGCCACCACCCAGATGAAGACATAGAGGAGTGTTGGTTGAGCCCTGAACCATCTCCACATCAGAGTCCCATCCGCACTCCTGCAGTGGAGCGCCTTGCCAAGAAGTGGAGGAACAAGTCACTGCCTGTTGTTCTCAATGGGTGTAACACTTGCCGAGGGGATGTAGCTATTCATTCCCATCAACGGCCTCGACTGATCCAAGCTCTTTTCCAGCAGGTGGTTTTTGTCATGTTAATCTTGATTGTTAGGTTGTACTAAGAAGACTTCTATCTTAGCACAGCTGCATATTTAGAGTTGaagtaagagtgagagaggtaTTAATGCATTATTTATAGGCTATAGTTGCTTCATTAAGTGGACAAAAGTGAACACATTTGTCATTCTTTATTCCCCAAACATCCCATTGAAATTCACTACCCTTAAGATTTCATGCACACTCGTGTAATCCATACTCAGTGACCTGCCAAGCTTATCATCAGTGTTTACCTCTATTGCCTTTTGTATTATAACCTGTAAGACACACAGTAGGAGCCACAGCTGAAGAAACTTTGCTCTTGGTGTCCACAGCCCCAGAACCAGACTACCAGCAGTAATGATGAGATGCTTCCTCGAGGATGGACCAGCCAAGTCGCTCCCAATGGCAGAGTGTTTTtcataggtgagagagagagagatatgaaccTGGAAATAATTAAGTGCTATTGGAagatactggagagagagattttattttaGAATGATTCTGTCCAATACACAGGTAGACCAGATTAGTGTGTTTTTCAAAGGTGAGAGAGATACAGCTGGAGATGATAAGAAGTGTTGTTGGAAGACACTAGAGAGATTCCAGATGACTATATATCCAACACACAGATAGACTATGTTAGTGTAACTCTTCAAGCCCTGTACTACAATTAGATGAATAAACACATCTCACTAATGCAAAAATCAACCTCCACCCTCAGACCACATCAACAAGCAGACCACCTGGATTGATCCTCGCTCTGGGATGCCAAGCTCGCCGCCCAACCAACGCCACGCTAACAACTTGAAACACGAGGATGAGCTGGGACCACTGCCTGAGGGGTGGGAACAGAGAGTACACACAGATGGACGGATTTTCTTCATTGACCACAGTAAGTAAAGAAAGACAAGCTTGTTAGTGAATGTGTGTCTGCCTTCCTCAGTGTTGGTAATGGTAGTTTGTTTAGATGTTTTTGTAGATATTGATAGATTAATTTAGAGgttatttctattgttttgattttttactCAAGTTCCTGGAGTGTAAAAAGGATGGTCCACAAGACTATTCCTTTCCACCAGGAGTTTATggagctaagagtgtgaatgaggtgtatatgagtgtgtggtgctttgtctgggctacCCTATGTAAGATTGAAGGCTTGGTATATAGTTAGATAGATTTTCCTCTTTAGTTTTacattatccttttttctttaactcttccATTCTTGACCTTATTAAACTTACAGTTTTATGTATTAGAATTTAAATGCAATATAGCCTTATATTCTTGATTTAGCTTAAAGTGATATTTGATGGTACAAGGTCATTTGTTTTATCTCATGGATAAGTAGTAGATAAAGAGATCATAGATTAACTACATTATTGATCAACACATGCTGCCAAAACTAATATACAGGAAGTCAGTGCTTCCATGGTGTCACCAGAGAAATACAACTTTTATGCAGTTGTTATGGATGCATTATAAGTTCATTCTGTCAATCTATATatcaggccagcaatcccacaggGAATGGTCTAgataaaacaccacacacacacatcacttatACTCTTATTCCCATCAGCCCTTAGTTCTCCGTGGCAGGGGCTAAGAATGCTGCTGCTGTACTCCCTGCATGTTATAAGAGGCAACTAAATTTCCTTCTCTGTATTTTGtagtatgaaaaaaacaaaacaatgaataattaGTGACTTGAATTATTATGCACTCAGAAAAGCGCACAACAACTTGGGAGGATCCACGATTGCTGAACCCAGCCATCGCAGGCAAGGCAATACCATACTCCAGGGACTACAAGCAGAAGTATGAATTCTTCAAGAACAGACTGCCCAAACCGGTAAATCTGCCACATAAAATCTTGCTGGACTTCATATCatgttttacattatttttacctagagaatataatgaaatgtcactgctctctctctctctctctctctctctctctctctctctctctctctctctctctctctctctctctctctctctctctctctctctctctcatgaccttaatctttcttccaGGCTAACGTCCCCAACAAATTTGACATCAAGGTTAAACGTAACAACATTCTTGAGGACTCATTTGCCATCATCAGCCAGGTGTCTCGTGTTGATCTCCTGCGGACCAGACTGTGGATTGAATTTGAAGGGGAGGTTAGTAACTTTTGGAAAGTAAATGTTGGGACAAATGGTGTTGTGTCCATATCACCATGTAAGTGCTACTGATACATGAGGAGGAGGTTATGATGCTGAGTTGtagtgattatatatatatatatatatatatatatatatatatatatatatatatatatatatatatatatatatatatatatttatttatttatttatttatttatttatttatttatttatttgttattattattatttttttttttttaattattttttgtttgtttttttttacatgtaattCTGGAAAAGAAGCATCCTTTACTCATTCTTAACTAAGTTATTTTAATGTAATGATTTGTTCATTCTAGTATCCAGTGATTCTCCTGTGACATTTTAATGTCACAGGAGAATCACTGAATAATTCAGCTATTATGAGTGAGgcaatttttctcttcttaaaaataaatatgttaGTATCAAGATAGATTCATGTAAGAATAATCATTCTCTTAATTTAGTGGATTCCACTTGAGGATGGGTGGCCATGTTTGAGTGGTGTATAAGTATTGTGAGAGTGATGATATTGAGGATCTTGTGGAGTGGGAGGTAGTAGTGATGGCTAACACTCAgctttctttttcacattcagGTTGGTTTGGACTATGGAGGAGTGGCCAGAGAATTCTTCTTCCTGTTGTCAAAAGAAATGTTCAATCCCTATTATGGTCTCTTTGAATATTCAGCCACGTAAGTTTTTAGTGAGGTGTTCTGTGCATGCTGCAACCATCAGTGGTGCAGAGGAAGCTCAATTTATGAATGTtctaattataattttttaatTAGAAGTGGATCAATTCCCTCTTATTGTTAATTAATGAATACGTAAGTTGCATTTCCAAATAACAAAATAGGTGGATTTTAAAAATGCTAATGATTTTAAGGAACTTCACTCATAAGTTTTGATTCACCTGTAATGAGAATGCAAGTGAAGTCATTAGCTTTTGCTTTGAAGTTAAGCAGCTAGATGATGGCATCCACTAAATGTGAGTTTTGCTTCCAGGGACAATTACACCCTCCAGATCAACCCTTACTCTGGTATGTGCAATGAAGAGCACCTGCGGTACTTCAAATTCATTGGTCGTGTTGCTGGCATGGCTGTGTACCATGGAAAACTGCTCGATGGTGAGCACATCATAAGAGATTCACTCCATAAATTATATCATGATTTAGATTTATGGACCTTATACATTTCacatctttaatttttttacaattttaaaGATTCAACgtgcttatctttctttcttctgcgtCCAGCCTTCTTCATCCGACCATTTTATAAGATGATGCTATCTAAGCCCATTGAGCTGAAGGACATGGAGAGCGTGGACTCGGAGTACTACAACTCTCTCCTCTGGATCCAGGTGAGTACATGTTGACTGTGAGTGGGGGATGAAGTGTGTGCATGGAAGAGCTGACGGCAGAGGTGTTGAGGGTGTACTGGAGCTGAAATAAGTGATGGAAAGTATAATGTCAACATTTAACTATCAACCAGGGGCTGGGGATTTTTATAGGACTTGAAGTCATATAGTACTTCTCCAAAAGTTAGTCACATATTTACTGAGCCTTCATATCTCCTGTAAATGTTTATTTCCATTCCATTTGTGGATAATTTACCATTTTTGAACTGTTGAAAATTATGAATGTGCTGCATCTCACATGAATGTGCTGCATTCACAACATGTTAAGTGTGAAGagtgaaaaattattattttttttgtttccaggCTCTGGCCTAAACATGTACACTACCTTTGTTTAACAATTGTTCCTGATGCCCTTTCTTTGCTACAGTATTGTTTTCATCTAGCTACAAGTTTAGCTTTTAAGCATCTTGCCTTACCCTCTCCTCCTTGATTCTTTAAAAAgccattttttttcagtcacaGCAGCATCAACTTCAACTAACCACCATCATTGTGTGTTATGATGTTAATCTTAACCCCAAAGTatttgttgcagctttattgtgttcattttctttgACACAGGAAAATGATCCAGCTGACTTAGATCTGACCTTCAGTGTGGATGAGGAAACCTTTGGGAGGACCACATCACACAACCTGAAGGAGAATGGAGGGAACATTCCTGTCACCAACGAGAACAAGAATGAGTACATTGAGTAAGTCAGTCACAGAGTCTTCACAAGTTGCTGTACATGTTAAGAGTATTGTGAATTGTTGAGGTTGTGGTAATCAAACAAGTTTTAATACAAATGTAATACATTATTTATTAATACATTTTTTCCTGAGCTTGGATGCTGAAAATGAAATtgtttaaaaataaacaattataaataaatgcacTATTCTTTACTTATTCAGTAATGATTTCTGCAGGCTGGTCATAAACTGGCGCTTTGTGCAACGCATCCACAACCAGATGGAGGCATTCCGGGAGGGCTTCAATGACGTGGTGCCCATCTCCCACATCAAGATTTTTGATGAGGTAAATGTTAAATTGTTTTCatccttacttattttttctgtgtGACTTTATTCTTTCATAGTCATATGTAATATAAATCGCAAAAATTTGCCATCAGTAACTACTTTTTCTGCAGTAACTATTATAATCTTGAAATATTATTCCAACAACTTACTTTGGTTCACTCTCATCAGCAAGAACAATTACTTGTGTAGGTTATTAACTATCTCTTCAATACATCCATCAGAATGAACTGGAGCTCCTCATGTGTGGTATTGTCTCAATTGATGTGAAGGACTGGCGAAGCAACACAGTCTACAAGGGAGAGTATCACCCCAACCACATTGTTATCCAGTGGTTCTGGAGAGTAAGTCTGGATGTGGCTTTGTCCGACCAAAGCTGAGGATTCAGCTCCAATGATTATTGGAGCTGAATCCGTGGGACAAATTTCATGCTATTTTTAGATGATtatgaatatacatatatgtgtTTACTTAGTGATTAGAGAGGCCATTCTAGCATGCACAGATTCAAGTTGGATCTTTTTTTGCAGGTAGTGTTGTCCTTCACTAATGAAATGAGAGCACGCCTACTCCAGTTTGTCACTGGCACCTCACGTGTCCCTATGAATGGATTCAAGGAGTTGTATGGCAGCAATGGGCCTCAACTGTTCACTATTGAGATGTGGGGAGAAACCAAAAACTACCCACGCTCCCACACATGGTAAGTGTCCATACATTGGAGTATCAGTTTAGCATTAATGGTGTGAATGGGTGAAACTCTAAGTTCTAAATTGATACCTTGGCAAACTTGGAGACTTGTCTGTGAGTGTCAGGTTGTATGCTAATGTGATGAACAGCCTCCAGTATTGTAGACTAGGATTCATCTGACCATATACCAGGCCAAGGTCCACCACctaaaagggaaataaaggtcCTTACACAATCACTCACAATCATGTGAAGTAATGAAGACACTGCACTCAAACAATAATTTATAGCATCATTATACACAAGCTTTTCCTCACATTTTAGCATCTAGACTTCCAGGTGGAAGAGGACCAAACCTCCCTGGTAACACTGCCTTAGGATTACCGTATTTTACAGCTTATAAGACGCTGCACCGTGGAAGACGCACCCGTGATACATGTGACAGCCAGGTGGTAACTGATATATTTAATGGCAAAAGAGTGTGAGCAAACATTTTGTTTATGCTTCGAACATAGTGTGAGcaaacattttatatatttcgAGCATAGTAAAAGCAAACGTTTTATATGATTCGAATCAAGATCAAGAGTGGGAAGGCTGCCGCCTGCCGCTGCCATTACCATAATAAACAGAGCGTGCTACAGGGCAGAGGTTATGCTTAAGGCTAAGCTTGTGGTTCAGCTCCAGGAAGGATTATGGTATTGGAAATACTTGTAACAGCTAAGTACTGAGTTTACATCACATAAAAGGTTGAATTAAATAGTACTTAATCTAACATCATAGCGTAATGACTCATCATACAAATCCACGTCGGTATCAGTCAAGTATACAAGCTCCCTTGAGCCTGGGTGTTGCCTCACAATACAACATTCGTCTTGGAAGACGCACTAGTATTTTTCAGGGTATTcttttggaaaaaaaagtgcatcttATAAGCCGTAAAATACGGTACTTGAAGCACTATGCCCAGTCTCCACATCCaggcctgacacacacacacacacacacacacacacacacacacacacacacacacacacacacacacacacacacacacacacacacacacacacacacacacacacacacacacacacacacacacacacacacacacacacacacacacacactctctctctctctctctctctctctctctctctctctctctctctctctctctctctctctctctctctctctctctctctctctctctctctctctctctctctctctctctctctctctctcaggatgaaacagatatactttatttttctaaCATTTAAGCTGTTGCCTTCTTTAGTCACTTTGTATGGCAACAGTTGAAATCTTAGAGAATAAAGTAATTgtgcttctgtttcttctcaccACAACATTCTTCCAAGTTAAAGATATCACAGGTGGAGTGACCTCGGCTACTTCTATAGTGGTGTTTTCTTCCACTTCAGCTTCAACCGTCTGGACCTTCCACCGTACCAGTCCTACCACGAGCTGCGAGAGAAGCTCATCAAAGCCATTGAGGGTACTGTTGGCTTTGCTGGTGTGGACTAAATGCaacttgctgctgctgatatCTGTGATGATTGATTGTATGTCAGAGTTTATACAAAAGAAATTATGATTATTTACCATTCATAACAagaatgctgtgtgtgtgtgtgtgtgtgagagagagagagagagagagagagagagagagagagagagagagagagagagagagagagagcataaacttatgtgtttgtttatgtgtgtatgtgtgactgTGTATCTGTCTCTATGTGTATGCATTTGCGCACTGTGGTAATGGTTTTTAGGAGGCAATCATGTTTTCCCATAATTAGAATTTTATAAGTGTTGGCATTTGTTTACAAGTACAGATGTTTTATTTGCAAGCATCAGTGaatcaatttaaaaaaataatttatgtatattaGTTTTAAATGgcatttcttcctgtttctgatATTTTCATGAAATATTAGCATCTGAATAAAAGCAtatagagataaagaagatattcatcattacttttttggaattatatttatgtattgtttTGAATGTTGAAAAATGTTGAGATTTCAGAGTATTTAATACCAGAATTAAGACTGAACAAAACTATGGTATAAATGAGCATAGCTTTCCCTTAACACTCTACTAAGTACTATATTCTTCTCTAACATTGTAAACTATTTCACATTTCTTATCACATATTCATTAGCTTAGCCATTACTCCTTGTTGCTACAAAGTTAGTGAGTCATATTATAGTGCATTGTGGAAAGTAGATAGATTCAAGtccacattttatatatataattttggtaGGAACATTAGAGCCTCATTGGTAGAAACATCACAACTTTTATGATGAATCAAACACTTGATGACTGCCACATGTCTGTGTTGGCAGGTGCCTGTCTTGTACCGAAAgttctttctgtcttttgtatAATGTGTGCGTGCATATTTGCTTTATGTGTGAATGAATTGAACCAAATGGTAATAATTCTGTCCTGTTACACATTAGCATGACTTTGCATAATATATGTATAGGTGTCCTACTAAGCAAAACCATAAGTGGGTTGTGATGGCAAAGGAACTGCAACATTAGAGACTCCCATTGTTTATGTTATTCCTGGTGACTTCAGTAAGGGGACAAGTAATGAAAATTATAACATAATGGGGAGAAATTGACTTGCAAAGGTGTTTGTTTTAAATATTGTACCATGGCCATTCCTTGCAGGAGCTTCAGAAGGGAGGAAGCATTAAATATCTGCAATAATCATGGAGGACATGCAGTggtgtttattcatttactaaaaaaaacaaaggttcATAGTGATTCAGATTTGAAGCCACCTCAGAGAGCTCTGCTGGGACAGGCTAGAGTCTCCTGAGCCATCCAGGCCTGACAGTGTGACAGTCACCATCCTAGACATCCCCTACTGGTAATGTGCATTATATTGCATGTGTGGCAACACACTACTTCTTACAATGCCACATCTGCATGTTTTGGTGTACATATGACTTGGGCCCGTGgatgggactttttttttttttttttttttttttttttttttttttttttgaagtttgTAATTTTAATGTATCATGCATGCAAACTTACATATGCACACAGTAAATGTCCCATCATGTACAGCTTAAATAAGATGATTTTCCGTCTTGGTAAGAGAATCCTTTATCCAGTCTTACATTACTGATAAATGCAACCTGTAACTTTTCTGATATTGACATGTAGGGTGTATATACATTTATAAATATGTGAACATATATAGTAtatctatacatatataattttatttttgttctttgttatgCATCAGTATTTTTAGTTGGTGATTCATTGCATCATGAAAAGCCGGCGTCTCTCACTTAAGTCCGAGTTGTGTGGCAAACTTGCAGGCTTTACCTGTTGTAATGCAGCAAACATGTATTGTTTACTGTATGTTTGTAgttaagtaatttttgtatatatagtgTGCCAGCCTTGGGTGAAACAAAACACTCCTCTCCCAGACAAGCCAGACACAATTACTGAGCCTTTAcacttgttattttgttgtgagTTATCCATTAGTTTATAAGATTTCTGTAACAAACCACTCCAAGTGTAATGTTTACATAAAACCAGTGTATCTTGTACATCTTGGTTGGAGCTCCTAAGCTTTTGTTTCACTTGTAGCACTGAGAAGACATCTTTTAATCAAGACTGttgcattattattttgcttttattaAGGCAACAGAGGTAGGAACAATACTTAATTTCATCATTGTGTACATACTAAGAGGAGTTTGTGTGGGTAGAGAACTGTGTCTGTCAACTTACAATCCTATGTAGATATAGGTATGTCAGTGACATTGTTATCCAATAAAAGAAATTTTATATGATTTACAGTATGTATTAATTAAGTGAGTGAAGGAatacagcatatatatatatatatatatatatatatata is a genomic window containing:
- the LOC135089360 gene encoding E3 ubiquitin-protein ligase Nedd-4-like isoform X2, encoding MAQSGRILGYVPMTEFDGQVEPTKLVRLKVIGGSGLAKKDIFGASDPYVKIELININANGGDDVVDEVHTKTKKKTLNPRWDQEFVFRVKPAEHKLVLEVFDENRLTRDDFLGQVELPLVNLPREMEGRLIPHRHFKLQQRSSRSRVKGHLQLYMAYIADDGASNSGASGEQTPEEAGWEVVSIDNSSGQEESPAQPVVVPNDSQSPLPGGWEERQDANGRTYYVNHNARTTQWERPTSSQGNDEQERFQRMESAQNEFRNEFRRRFHISVDDSEVSGGGNNSRILQWQQLGGQEEGDDEDDDDDDGDDDDEDGDEEEEEDGEGHQEEAQPAFDQVVSGEIQEVQSSAGQRPSPSKSSPATPTSVTTTSVTSNAPKPQNQTTSSNDEMLPRGWTSQVAPNGRVFFIDHINKQTTWIDPRSGMPSSPPNQRHANNLKHEDELGPLPEGWEQRVHTDGRIFFIDHKKRTTTWEDPRLLNPAIAGKAIPYSRDYKQKYEFFKNRLPKPANVPNKFDIKVKRNNILEDSFAIISQVSRVDLLRTRLWIEFEGEVGLDYGGVAREFFFLLSKEMFNPYYGLFEYSATDNYTLQINPYSGMCNEEHLRYFKFIGRVAGMAVYHGKLLDAFFIRPFYKMMLSKPIELKDMESVDSEYYNSLLWIQENDPADLDLTFSVDEETFGRTTSHNLKENGGNIPVTNENKNEYIELVINWRFVQRIHNQMEAFREGFNDVVPISHIKIFDENELELLMCGIVSIDVKDWRSNTVYKGEYHPNHIVIQWFWRVVLSFTNEMRARLLQFVTGTSRVPMNGFKELYGSNGPQLFTIEMWGETKNYPRSHTCFNRLDLPPYQSYHELREKLIKAIEGTVGFAGVD